A region of the Vibrio tubiashii genome:
TCGGTCTACTTTACCGCCGATGAAGCCAGAAGCTGCACCGTAAAGCGTACCAATCAATACCGCTACAAACGCACCCATTACGCCGACCATCAGAGAGATTCGGCCACCAATTAAGGTACGAACGTAAAGGTCACGACCTAAACTATCAGTACCAAACCAATGCTCTGCGTTTGGACCAACGTGCATCGCGTACCAGTCAGTATCATCGTAAGTGTATGGCGCAATAGTCGGTAAAACGATTACCGCAAGCGTCATTAAGAATAGGATAAACAAGCTCACCATCGCCGCTTTGTTACGCATAAAGCGGATACGAGCGTCTTGCCACAGACTGCGACCTTCGATCTCTAAGTTTTCAGAGAACTTTTCAATCGCTTCTAGGTTTTCTTTTTTCGTTAACATAACCAAACGTCCCTGTTAGTAGCGAATTTTCGGGTCAATCATTGCAAGTAGGATATCTACAATCGCATTGAATAGAATGAATAGGAAACCAATCAAGATGGTTACACCCATTACTAGCGAGTAGTCACGGTTAAATGCAGCGTTAACGAATAGCTTACCAATACCTGGTAGACCGAAGATGGTTTCGATAACAACTGAACCTGTGATGATACCTACGAACGCAGGGCCCATGTATGAAACAACAGGAAGAAGCGCTGGTTTAAGTGCGTGCTTGATGATGATGTAACGGTAACTTAGACCTTTCGCACGAGCGGTACGAATAAAGTTACTGTTTAATGTTTCGATCATCGAACCACGAGTGATACGTGCAAAAGTCGCGACGTAGAGTAGTGACATACCAATCACTGGCAGTACTAGGTATTTCAAACTACCGTCATGCCAACCACCCGCTGGGAATAGGTTCCAATGCAGCGAGAAGAGATAGATCAGTGCCGGTGCCAATACAAACGATGGCATTACAACACCTAACATGGCGGTGGACATTATGGTGTAGTCAACCCAGGTATTTTGCTTTAAGGCAGCAATCGTACCAACCGTGACCCCCATGATGACCGTAAAGATAAACGCGATAAAACCAACTTTTGCCGATACTGGTAGTGCAACAGAAATCAGTTCGTTTACAGAGTAATCTAGGTACTTAAATGAAGGACCAAAATCACCTTGAATAACGTTTGTTAGATAAGTCGTGTATTGCTCAAATACTGGCTTATCAAGCCCGTATTTAGCTTCGATGTTCGCCATAACTTCTGGCGGTAATGGACGCTCGCTTGAGAATGGGTTACCCGGTGCGAAGCGCATAAGAAAGAAAGATACGGTGATCAAAACCAACATGGTTGGGATCGCCTCAAATATCCTTTTCGCGATGAATTTAAGCATAAACTCACTCTTTCAGTCTGTGACAATTAAAAATTAAGAATCAATCAAATTTCTACGAATTTAGATTGTATAAAGGCACTGCATGTAATTTCTCACATGCAGGCCAATATTTTTATAGTTCTATCAGTTCAAGATTTACTTGATGATGTATAGATCTTTAGAGTAGATCTTCTCTTCTGGGTTGTTTGCTGGGAAGCCACCAACCTTAGGAGACAGTAGACGTGATTTCACGTACTGGTAGATAGGTGCGATAGGCATGTCTTTCGCTAGTAGCTTCTCAGCTTCTAGGTACAGCGCTTGACGCTCTTCTTCTGACTGAGCAGCAATCGCTTTAGTCATGATCTCGTCGTAAGCTTTGCTGTCGTAGTGAATACCGCCAGTCGTGTTGTTACTCTTCATTAGAGTTAGGAATGAAGATGCTTCGTTGTAGTCACCACACCAACCGGCACGTGCCACTTCGAAGTCGCCTGAATCTTTAGTAGATAGGTAAGTTTTCCACTCTTGGTTTTCTAGAGTAACGTCTAGGCCAAGTGTCTTCTTCCACATAGAACCTAGTGCTACAGCAACTTTCTTGTGGTTCTCAGATGTGTTGTAAAGAAGGTTAAACTTAAGTGGGTTGTCTGAACCGAAACCTGCTTCTTCTAGAAGACGAGCCGCTTCTGCATCACGCTCTGCTTGAGTCATTTGACCGTAAGCAGGCATTTCTGGGTTGAATCCAGCTGTGATTTCAGGCGTTAGGAAGTAAGCTGGTTTTTGACCTTGTGCTAGGATAGCGTCAGTAACGATGTTACGGTCGATTGCGTAAGAGATCGCCTTACGTACACGAACGTCATCAAATGGCGCTTTCTTAGTGTTGAAGATGTAGTAGTAAGTACATAGGTTACCTGTAACCGATACTTCTTCTGGATGCTCTTTCTTAAGACGCTTGAAGTGCTCAACAGGTAGTTCGTAAGAGATATCGATTTCGCCTGCTAAAAAACGGTTCATTTCCGCTACCTGGTTCTCGATAGGTAGGAAAGTTACTTTGTTTAGCTTGGTGTTTGCGTTGTCCCAGTACTGTTCGTTACGCTTAAGTACTAGGCGCTCGTTAACAACCCAGTTGTCGACAACGAATGCACCGTTACCAACGAAGTTTTCTGGCTTAGTCCACTGGTCACCGAACTTCTCAACTGTCGCTTTATGAACAGGTTTCACTGTTGTGTGACCCATCATCATTACGAAGTAAGGAACAGCTGCGTCTAGTTCAACAACTAGAGTATGGTCATCAACGGCTTTAACACCTAGCTCGCTCTTGTCTTTCTTGCCTGCGATGATGTCTTTCGCGTTCGCCATCTTGGTGTATTCCATGTACCAAGAGTATGGAGAAGCCGTATTTGGATCAACTGCGCGCTGGAAGCTGTATACGAAATCGCCAGCAGTTACAGGATCGCCGTTAGACCACTTTGCGTCTTTACGTAGGTGGAAAGTGAACGTTTTGTTGTCTGTTGTTTCCCAAGACTCTGCAACACCAGGGATAGTGTTACCGTCAGCATCTTGGTTCACTAGGCCTTCTAGAAGATCACGAATTACGTGAGACTCTGGTACACCTTGAGATTTGTGCGGGTCGATTGTCGCAACTTCAGTGCCGTTACCACGAACAATTTCTTGTACGTCAGCAAGTTCTGTTTTTTGAGAGTCTGATTTAGCTTCAGGAGCAGGTGCTGGCTGTGCAGCTTGCTTTTCTTCTGGTTTGTCGCCACAACCAGTTAAAGCTAAAGAAAGGCCCGCGCCTATAAATAGAGCGCGTGTGATTTTGTTCTTATACATGCGTAAAACTCCAAGTTTTTCATTTGCATCCATGACTTCTTTGTACAGTACTAGAACGGACAGTGATTTAGATCTGTTTAGCTCAAATTTTAAGCATAAAAACCTAAAACCGTACAAAGATTGCGGCACACAGTATCAATCATTGAAGTAATTTGCCATAAAAATGTAGCAAAAAATCGTATAATTCCACGGTTACTTCAACAAAATGGTAAAAAACACCAGTAAAGACAAAATAGTCAGTTAATTAACTTACATTTCCCTCAACCAGTAGACTGAAGTGCCAAATTATCTAATAAGAAACCATTTTTTAGCATCTTATGCTAGATATTGTGCGGAAAAATTAACAAAAGTAATGTAATCTAGCTAACAGTTAGCTACATTTATCTCCGTAAAAACAACGTTCTGTGAACTTAGTCACTCAGGTGCACTTAAAAAGCGATCGTCTCCCCAAAACAAAGCATACCCACAACAGATTTCTACCCAAAAACTCATTGAGACACACTATCTAAATCACCATTCCCACAAGCCTTTAGATTTTTTTAGTGTTAAACATTTGTAAATAACTCCTTGTTCGCTCGATATATCAGGTCAATTTGAGCAACTAAACGGGTATCTCCTATGAGAGGATTTCATTCTCTATCTTTAGCTATTTCGGCTATCACACTACTTAGTGGATGTGGGAGCGAGGAAAGCACTTCTGATAATATCGCTGTAGAAGTACCTTTTTCGTTGAGTAGCATTCCTATGCCGAATGACGGTTATGGATATGATGCTGACGGGACCATCTCTTTGCCGGGTGAACCTTCTTCACCCAATGCATATTCAACCAACGCTGAATATGACGCTTATTACCAAAATTTCGAGACCAGTTTCGCTGCTGTCGACGGCTGGGGCTTATGTGTCGAACCGATTGAGATTCCGCTTAGCAGTGTCGGTTCTGAACAGGTTATTGCACTTGATCCGCAAAGCATTATCACAGAATCAAACAGCGCAACTGATACTGTGATGTTGTTTAAAGAAGGCGATCCAACGCCTCTCGACATCAAGGTTACTAACGATGGTCGAAGTCTCTCTATTCAATGTGGAGAAGCTCTAAATCTCGATACGCCAACTCGATATCACCTGATTGTGACTAACGGGGTGACAACGGAAACTGGCCTGCCTCTAAGTGCGAGCAGCGAATTTACTCGCCTAATGAACAGCTCCAATGAAGAGTTGAGTGATTCTGAGCTAGTCGTAAAACGAGACTCAATTGACCCCGCTGTGACCCATTACCGCTCGCTGGCGAGCGCGGGTATTGCCTATGCCGCAACCTTTACTACCCAAGATGCTTACTCTCCTCTTGATGAGATGATTGAAGGCAACAAGAATGCCAAACTTGAGCTAGTACTTGGTAGCCTAAACACTAAACATAATGATTTTGACGAAGCAGAAGGGATTCTTACAGTCACTCAGTATCTCCCGTTTGACCAACAAACTGCCGACAACGACCCCTCTGGCTGTGTGCTAGACGAATATGACCCAATAAATGCTTGCCAAGCTATGTACCGTTGGATTGAGCCAGCAGATACCACTAACGGTCACCATCTAACTCGAAACAACCCTACGCCTAAGATACATGATGCAACTAAGGAATTACCGGTAAATATCTATCTACCAAAACCAAAGCACACGCCTTCTTCAGACACTACCGCCGAATGGATGATGAAGAATAATAAAGCAGTAATTTTTGTTCATGGATTAGGTGGAGATAAATCTTCCACTAGCTTGATGGCAGCAGACTACACCAATAAAGGCTATGTAGTATTTGCAATTGATATGCCCTATCACGGCTCACAGATCGTGAAAGATAACAATGGTAATGAGATTAGCGCAAATGCCAATAGAGCCTTCTTTATCAATATAACTTCTCCCCTAACTTTGAGAAGCAACCTTCACCAAGCGGTCACTGATTTTACTGGGTTACGTTACGCATTAAATTTTGGAAATCCTCAAGCTCAGCGCGAAGTTAGCCTAATCGGCCAATCTCTGGGGGGAATTGTCTCTGTGATGATTTCTGAAATGACTCAAGGTAGAGATGATTTACAACTCAAAACGGCAAATTTTGTTGTCCCTGGGCAGGGGTTGGTTAACTTAACGCTTAACTCATTGCTTTTAGGCCCTGAGATGGAGCGAGCAATCAAAGACTCACCTGATATTCAGCGTGCTATCGCCGAGACCTTGGTTCCCAACCTTTGCTACGAAGGGGTAAGTAACGAAGATTGCATTAATGCACTTAACGACCATTCATCAAGCTTTCCAGACAGCATCGCAATGCTAGAGGAAGAGATCTATGCAGCAGTGCTGCCATTGCTTAAAAAAGGTGTTCAAAGAACGATTGATAGTGCCGACCCAGCAGGCAAAGTCCACCGTCAGGTTTCAGAGCAACAACCTACACTGCTGCTTGAAGCGTTCGGTACCTGTAAAAACGACTGTGAAGTAGGTGTCGACTATATCCCGGACTCTGTCGTACCAAACTCAGCGCCAAACAATCAATTGACCGGAACTGAACCACTTATCCGCGCTCTCAAGCTCGACCCTATTCTTGATGACGTTCCAGTTTCTGAAATCCGGGGGGTAGTAAGAGCAACCAAAGGTGGACATGGCACCTACCTGTTTCCTTATGAAGGGCCAGTCAACGAAGAAGGCGTCCCTGAACAAGAAATCACTATTGAAGGCATGCAAGCAATGACCGCTCAGCAACTTGCCATTTCAAGCATGGTTATCGATCAGCGTGTCAGGCTTAGAAATGACTATTTTGTCGACAGCAGTGACTTCAACTAATTGGTAGGATTTATTATGAAAAAGTACATTATTCTCGCGGCTGGTCTTGTCTCTATCTCGCAAGTCCACGCCGCAGGCTTTCAACTTAATGCTCAGTCGGCGACGGGTTTAGGTCGTGCATTCGCTGGAGACGCGATTATTGCAGACAACGCTGCTGTGATATCAAAAAACGCGGCGGCGATGAGCTTAATCGACCAACCGATGATATCAGTGGGCGCAGTCAATATTGCTAGCCAAGTTGAGTTTAGTGATATGCGTTACACGACGCCAAACACAATCACTCAATCGCTCGATGACACGACTCTCGACAACAATACCTTATTACCTAACGCCAATATGGTGTTTCCGTTAGAAGGAACCCCTTGGACGCTTGGCGCTACCATCCATTCAAACTTTGGTACCGACGTCGAATTTGAACAGGAGTTTGACGCGCCTATCTTTGGGGGCAAAACCTACTTAAGTAGCATCAATGCGGGCTTTTCTGCCAGCTACCAAATTGATGACGCATGGTCGGTGGGTGGCGGTCTAGACATCATCTATGGAGAGGGCGATATCGCGCGCAAGCACAACAACGCGCCA
Encoded here:
- the oppB gene encoding oligopeptide ABC transporter permease OppB, giving the protein MLKFIAKRIFEAIPTMLVLITVSFFLMRFAPGNPFSSERPLPPEVMANIEAKYGLDKPVFEQYTTYLTNVIQGDFGPSFKYLDYSVNELISVALPVSAKVGFIAFIFTVIMGVTVGTIAALKQNTWVDYTIMSTAMLGVVMPSFVLAPALIYLFSLHWNLFPAGGWHDGSLKYLVLPVIGMSLLYVATFARITRGSMIETLNSNFIRTARAKGLSYRYIIIKHALKPALLPVVSYMGPAFVGIITGSVVIETIFGLPGIGKLFVNAAFNRDYSLVMGVTILIGFLFILFNAIVDILLAMIDPKIRY
- a CDS encoding ABC transporter substrate-binding protein gives rise to the protein MYKNKITRALFIGAGLSLALTGCGDKPEEKQAAQPAPAPEAKSDSQKTELADVQEIVRGNGTEVATIDPHKSQGVPESHVIRDLLEGLVNQDADGNTIPGVAESWETTDNKTFTFHLRKDAKWSNGDPVTAGDFVYSFQRAVDPNTASPYSWYMEYTKMANAKDIIAGKKDKSELGVKAVDDHTLVVELDAAVPYFVMMMGHTTVKPVHKATVEKFGDQWTKPENFVGNGAFVVDNWVVNERLVLKRNEQYWDNANTKLNKVTFLPIENQVAEMNRFLAGEIDISYELPVEHFKRLKKEHPEEVSVTGNLCTYYYIFNTKKAPFDDVRVRKAISYAIDRNIVTDAILAQGQKPAYFLTPEITAGFNPEMPAYGQMTQAERDAEAARLLEEAGFGSDNPLKFNLLYNTSENHKKVAVALGSMWKKTLGLDVTLENQEWKTYLSTKDSGDFEVARAGWCGDYNEASSFLTLMKSNNTTGGIHYDSKAYDEIMTKAIAAQSEEERQALYLEAEKLLAKDMPIAPIYQYVKSRLLSPKVGGFPANNPEEKIYSKDLYIIK
- a CDS encoding lipase, coding for MRGFHSLSLAISAITLLSGCGSEESTSDNIAVEVPFSLSSIPMPNDGYGYDADGTISLPGEPSSPNAYSTNAEYDAYYQNFETSFAAVDGWGLCVEPIEIPLSSVGSEQVIALDPQSIITESNSATDTVMLFKEGDPTPLDIKVTNDGRSLSIQCGEALNLDTPTRYHLIVTNGVTTETGLPLSASSEFTRLMNSSNEELSDSELVVKRDSIDPAVTHYRSLASAGIAYAATFTTQDAYSPLDEMIEGNKNAKLELVLGSLNTKHNDFDEAEGILTVTQYLPFDQQTADNDPSGCVLDEYDPINACQAMYRWIEPADTTNGHHLTRNNPTPKIHDATKELPVNIYLPKPKHTPSSDTTAEWMMKNNKAVIFVHGLGGDKSSTSLMAADYTNKGYVVFAIDMPYHGSQIVKDNNGNEISANANRAFFINITSPLTLRSNLHQAVTDFTGLRYALNFGNPQAQREVSLIGQSLGGIVSVMISEMTQGRDDLQLKTANFVVPGQGLVNLTLNSLLLGPEMERAIKDSPDIQRAIAETLVPNLCYEGVSNEDCINALNDHSSSFPDSIAMLEEEIYAAVLPLLKKGVQRTIDSADPAGKVHRQVSEQQPTLLLEAFGTCKNDCEVGVDYIPDSVVPNSAPNNQLTGTEPLIRALKLDPILDDVPVSEIRGVVRATKGGHGTYLFPYEGPVNEEGVPEQEITIEGMQAMTAQQLAISSMVIDQRVRLRNDYFVDSSDFN